A window of Passer domesticus isolate bPasDom1 chromosome 18, bPasDom1.hap1, whole genome shotgun sequence contains these coding sequences:
- the SET gene encoding protein SET: MSAPAAKVSKKELNSNHDGADETSEKEQQEAIEHIDEVQNEIDRLNEQASEEILKVEQKYNKLRQPFFQKRSELIAKIPNFWVTTFVNHPQVSALLGEEDEEALHYLTRVEVTEFEDIKSGYRIDFYFDENPYFENKVLSKEFHLNESGDPSSKSTEIKWKSGKDLTKRSSQTQNKASRKRQHEEPESFFTWFTDHSDAGADELGEVIKDDIWPNPLQYYLVPDMDDEEGEGEEDDDDDEEEEGLEDIDEEGDEDEGEEDEDDDEGEEGEEDEGEDD, encoded by the exons ATGTCGGCGCCGGCGGCCAAAGTCAGTAAGAAGGAGCTGAACTCCAACCACGATGGGGCCGACGAGACCTCAG aaaaagagcaACAGGAAGCAATTGAACACATTGATGAAGTACAGAATGAAATAGACAG ACTGAATGAACAAGCCAGTGAGGAAATTTTGAAAGTAGAACAGAAATACAACAAACTCCGCCAGCCATTCTTCCAGAAGAGGTCAGAATTGATcgccaaaatcccaaatttctggGTAACAACATTTGTCAACCACCCACAAG TATCTGCACTGCTGGGAGAAGAAGATGAGGAAGCACTGCATTACTTGACCAGAGTTGAGGTGACAGAATTTGAAGACATCAAATCAGGTTACAGAATAGATTTT TATTTTGATGAGAATCCCTACTTTGAAAATAAAGTTCTCTCCAAAGAGTTTCACCTCAATGAAAGTGGAGACCCATCTTCAAAATCTACTGAGATCAAATGGAAATCTGGAAAG GACCTGACAAAACGTTCAAGCCAGACACAGAACAAAGCCAGTAGGAAGAGGCAGCATGAAGAGCCAGAAAGCTTTTTCACCTGGTTCACTGACCACTCTGATGCAGGGGCTGATGAGTTAGGAGAAGTCATCAAGGATGACATCTGGCCAAATCCCCTACAGTACTACTTG GTTCCTGATATGGATGATGAagaaggggagggagaggaggatgacgatgatgatgaagaggaggaaggattAGAGGATATTGATGAAGAAGGAGATGAAGATGAGGGggaggaagatgaagatgatgatgagggagaagaaggagag GAGGATGAAGGAGAAGATGACTAA